The Deinococcus aquiradiocola genome includes a window with the following:
- the aroE gene encoding shikimate dehydrogenase, whose protein sequence is MRAFLFANPAAHSRSPAMHNAAFRHAGLDAHYEARQVLPEALADAVAGLRQADVLGANLSLPHKEAALPLMDALTPAARAIGAVNTVIHRDGVLTGDNTDAPGFLEALRTAGDDAHGTALVLGAGGAARAAVWALRSQGREVLVLNRTYDKAIALTRDLGGVAVPPAGPVGWERVALLVNASSAGLDAPHESPLPDLPRLAPEALVYDMVYKPAETRLMRDARAAGYRAENGLGMLAQQARLAFQAWTARDVPITVFLDALARPVRPEGTE, encoded by the coding sequence ATGCGCGCCTTTCTGTTCGCCAACCCCGCCGCGCACTCCCGTTCGCCCGCCATGCACAACGCCGCCTTCCGGCACGCGGGTCTGGACGCGCACTACGAGGCGAGGCAGGTGCTGCCGGAAGCACTCGCGGACGCCGTCGCCGGACTGCGGCAGGCGGACGTGCTCGGCGCGAACCTCAGCCTGCCGCACAAGGAAGCGGCCCTCCCCCTGATGGACGCCCTCACTCCGGCGGCGCGCGCCATCGGGGCCGTCAACACCGTCATCCACCGGGACGGCGTCCTGACGGGCGACAACACCGACGCGCCCGGCTTTCTGGAGGCGCTCCGCACGGCAGGCGACGACGCGCACGGCACGGCCCTGGTGCTCGGCGCGGGTGGCGCGGCCCGCGCGGCCGTGTGGGCGCTGCGCTCTCAGGGCCGCGAGGTGCTGGTCCTGAACCGCACGTACGACAAGGCCATCGCCCTCACCCGCGACCTGGGCGGCGTGGCCGTCCCGCCCGCCGGGCCGGTCGGGTGGGAGCGCGTGGCGCTCCTCGTGAACGCCAGCAGCGCCGGACTGGACGCGCCGCACGAGTCGCCGCTGCCGGACCTGCCGCGCCTCGCCCCGGAGGCCCTCGTGTACGACATGGTGTACAAGCCCGCCGAGACGCGCCTGATGCGGGACGCGCGCGCGGCCGGATACCGCGCCGAGAACGGTCTGGGCATGCTGGCCCAGCAGGCCCGCCTCGCCTTCCAGGCATGGACGGCGCGCGACGTGCCCATCACGGTGTTCCTGGACGCGCTCGCCCGGCCCGTCCGGCCGGAGGGAACAGAGTGA
- a CDS encoding ATP-binding protein: MTVPQDPAGEPGHPRDLLWRPLGRVRGLLPAPLWVMLLVLLLTVLAFLTVRSLVREQQTARFEREVTAYERDLRARFQGYVSVMLGVRAAWEALGNASDARTAAPPATRPPLNVQAFARLVEGLDLTTRSPGLSNIGYAPLLNAADRAAYARTLPLLAGDPTVHLHPVSTLARSLPVTYLAPITNTSVLGYDMYSDPVRRAALDRAITRDLVSATGRLTLMNLPVNDPDRDGFILYVPLHTQGRVTGVLYAPLRLSAVLPTVAGTGENRLNIEVTLQGQRVGNGRVLPGAGFRQSEVLNLAGQDWTLDFSAAPGFGRDAATEIPWLVLLVGTVVSLLAALATQAQVVARQRAERVSRSLRLSQTRLERSRAEFESVFRAMQDTAVFTDTTGRVLFANDALNRSFGLSPFELRGSPIGDLHADPLLLDRLDALPGPHLVTTVFRRRGGGTFYGEMQRSRVVGEGGEPLGQLEVIRDVSERLAADRALREGERRYQGVLEGMPQIVFLTDAGGRVSYLNRRWQEYVGQPPEPAPADATPDWSAALLRAVHPDDRAEFTARWDEALALGRDLEVEHRLRGRDGLYRTFVTRGRPVLDSRGQVQEWVGSSTDIDDQIYAELNSRLLADVGQALNERHPDPRSDDEPAPDPFTDPGIRAALDLMTVRFADSVALWPGPELAPLIRSAQDTDIGAPDTGAPDTGAPDTGAPDTHHTDALHLDTLYPDATHLQAPTHAPTTVPLVRGRARRAGLQELGALDGLDGLVTSAMYRPDPTVYHSARLHPLGLSSAVLYPLVQADQPLGVLAIGFRQPLRDRDLDLGRELAQRVTSAFDTRTLLARLRAARASLQDLNNSLEVRVEERTLQLSEANAELEAFSYSVSHDLRTPLRHITGFADLLRREQGENAGPKSTRYLNVITDAAGRMGQLIDNLLEFSRTSRTELRRLPLDLSAVVDAAVHDLAPDQGERAVEWRVSPLPTLVGDAALLRQVIDNLLSNALKYTRPRDVAVIEVRAEAHGREVWVSVRDNGVGFEPAYVGKLFGVFQRLHRTEEFEGTGIGLANVRRIVARHGGRVWAESGDPDRPGATFWFSLPLEPLTLEKTGRARKDSSAQEATQ; encoded by the coding sequence GTGACGGTCCCGCAGGACCCGGCCGGAGAGCCGGGGCATCCGCGCGACCTGCTGTGGCGTCCACTGGGACGTGTGCGCGGCCTGCTGCCCGCCCCGCTGTGGGTGATGCTGCTCGTGCTGCTCCTCACGGTCCTGGCCTTCCTGACGGTCCGGTCCCTGGTGCGGGAACAGCAGACGGCGCGCTTCGAGCGGGAAGTCACCGCGTACGAACGTGACCTCAGGGCGCGCTTCCAGGGGTACGTGAGCGTGATGCTCGGCGTGCGCGCCGCGTGGGAGGCGCTCGGGAACGCCAGTGACGCCCGGACCGCCGCGCCCCCCGCCACGCGCCCCCCCCTGAACGTGCAGGCCTTCGCGCGCCTCGTGGAGGGTCTGGACCTCACCACGCGCTCGCCCGGCCTGAGCAACATCGGGTACGCGCCCCTGCTGAACGCCGCAGACCGCGCCGCGTACGCCCGCACCCTCCCGCTGCTGGCAGGCGACCCCACCGTGCACCTGCATCCCGTCAGCACGCTGGCTCGCTCGCTGCCCGTCACGTACCTCGCGCCCATCACGAACACTTCCGTGCTGGGGTACGACATGTACAGCGACCCCGTCCGCCGCGCCGCGCTCGACCGGGCCATCACGCGCGACCTCGTGAGCGCCACCGGCCGCCTCACACTCATGAACCTGCCCGTCAACGACCCGGACCGCGACGGCTTCATCCTGTACGTTCCGCTGCACACGCAGGGCCGCGTGACAGGCGTGCTGTACGCGCCGCTGCGCCTCAGTGCCGTGCTGCCCACCGTGGCCGGGACCGGCGAGAACCGCCTGAACATCGAGGTGACCCTGCAGGGCCAGCGCGTCGGGAACGGGCGCGTGCTGCCAGGCGCGGGCTTCCGGCAGTCGGAAGTCCTGAACCTCGCCGGGCAGGACTGGACGCTCGACTTCAGCGCCGCGCCCGGTTTCGGGCGGGACGCCGCCACCGAGATTCCCTGGCTGGTCCTGCTGGTCGGGACGGTCGTGTCGCTCCTCGCCGCGCTCGCCACGCAGGCGCAGGTCGTCGCGCGGCAGCGGGCCGAACGCGTCAGCCGCAGCCTGCGCCTCTCGCAGACGCGCCTGGAACGCTCCCGCGCGGAATTCGAATCGGTGTTCCGCGCCATGCAGGACACCGCCGTCTTCACCGACACGACGGGCCGCGTCCTCTTCGCGAACGACGCCCTGAACCGCTCCTTCGGCCTGAGTCCCTTCGAGCTGCGCGGCTCGCCCATCGGCGACCTGCACGCCGACCCGCTGCTTCTCGACCGGCTGGACGCGCTGCCCGGCCCGCACCTCGTCACGACCGTCTTCCGCCGCCGGGGCGGGGGCACCTTCTACGGCGAGATGCAGCGCAGCCGCGTCGTCGGTGAGGGCGGCGAACCGCTCGGGCAGCTGGAAGTCATCCGGGACGTCAGCGAACGCCTCGCCGCCGACCGCGCCCTGCGCGAGGGCGAACGCCGCTACCAGGGCGTGCTGGAAGGCATGCCGCAGATCGTGTTCCTGACGGACGCGGGCGGCCGCGTGAGCTACCTCAACCGCCGCTGGCAGGAGTACGTCGGGCAGCCGCCCGAACCCGCGCCTGCCGACGCCACACCCGACTGGAGCGCCGCGCTGCTGCGGGCCGTGCACCCGGACGACCGGGCCGAGTTCACAGCCCGCTGGGACGAGGCGCTCGCCCTGGGCCGCGACCTGGAGGTCGAGCACCGCCTGCGAGGCCGGGACGGCCTGTACCGCACCTTCGTCACGCGCGGCCGCCCGGTCCTCGACTCGCGCGGGCAGGTGCAGGAGTGGGTGGGGAGCAGCACCGACATCGACGACCAGATCTACGCCGAACTGAACTCCCGCCTGCTCGCGGACGTCGGGCAGGCCCTCAACGAACGGCACCCCGACCCGCGCAGCGACGACGAGCCCGCCCCGGACCCCTTCACGGACCCCGGCATCCGCGCCGCGCTGGACCTGATGACGGTCCGGTTCGCGGACAGCGTCGCGCTGTGGCCCGGCCCGGAACTCGCGCCGCTCATCCGTTCCGCCCAGGACACGGACATCGGAGCGCCAGACACCGGAGCGCCAGACACCGGAGCGCCAGACACCGGAGCGCCGGACACCCATCACACGGACGCCCTCCATCTGGACACCCTGTACCCGGACGCCACGCACCTGCAGGCCCCGACCCACGCGCCCACCACCGTGCCGCTCGTGCGCGGCCGCGCACGCCGCGCCGGACTGCAGGAACTCGGCGCACTGGACGGCCTGGACGGCCTCGTCACGTCCGCCATGTACCGCCCCGACCCCACCGTGTACCACAGCGCGCGCCTGCACCCGCTCGGCCTGTCGTCCGCCGTGCTGTACCCGCTCGTGCAGGCCGACCAGCCGCTCGGGGTGCTCGCCATCGGGTTCCGGCAGCCGCTGCGCGACCGGGACCTGGACCTCGGCCGGGAACTCGCGCAGCGCGTCACGAGCGCCTTCGACACCCGCACCCTCCTGGCGCGGCTGCGGGCCGCCCGCGCGTCTCTGCAGGACCTCAACAACAGCCTGGAGGTCCGCGTGGAGGAACGCACCCTGCAGCTCAGCGAGGCCAACGCGGAACTGGAGGCCTTCTCGTACTCGGTGTCGCACGACCTGCGCACCCCGCTGCGGCACATCACGGGCTTCGCGGACCTGCTGCGCCGCGAGCAGGGCGAGAACGCCGGACCGAAATCCACCCGTTACCTGAACGTCATCACGGACGCGGCGGGCCGCATGGGGCAGCTGATCGACAACCTGCTGGAGTTCAGCCGCACCTCGCGCACCGAACTGCGCCGACTGCCGCTCGACCTCTCCGCCGTGGTGGACGCCGCCGTGCACGACCTCGCGCCGGACCAGGGCGAACGCGCCGTCGAGTGGCGCGTCTCGCCGCTCCCGACCTTGGTGGGCGACGCGGCCCTGCTGCGGCAGGTGATCGACAACCTGCTCTCCAACGCCCTGAAGTACACGCGGCCGCGCGACGTGGCCGTCATCGAGGTGCGGGCCGAGGCGCACGGACGTGAAGTGTGGGTGAGCGTCCGCGACAACGGCGTGGGGTTCGAGCCCGCGTATGTGGGTAAACTGTTCGGCGTGTTCCAGCGACTGCACCGCACCGAGGAGTTCGAGGGGACCGGCATCGGTCTGGCCAACGTCCGCCGCATCGTGGCCCGGCATGGGGGCCGCGTCTGGGCCGAGTCCGGCGACCCGGACCGTCCCGGCGCGACCTTCTGGTTCAGCCTGCCGCTCGAACCCCTCACGCTGGAAAAGACGGGCCGCGCCCGCAAGGACAGCAGCGCCCAGGAGGCCACCCAGTGA
- a CDS encoding hybrid sensor histidine kinase/response regulator, translated as MTLNPDHAPLDVQDAPLPDMTHVPTPEPARPAATHLRVLHLEDNLLDHELVRAALEDQLTPTPEFLQVEDEAAFRAALRDFRPNLILSDFSLPSYDGLSAFEAAHAAAPHLPFIIVTGAMGEEVAVDTLRRGVTDYVLKQRLERLTPAVRRALAEYAERDRRRVAEAEIRALNQTLQARLRQVEELNAVAEERRLKQEDTARKLAESLTLQKTFLAETSHELRTPLTALLGYLRRLERETGESQTLSDAQRVAQNMTRLVNDLLQLTRGELVQNIEQHFVDLAELLRAVGRDYGVAVHTPPLEIVADPGRLTQVFVNLVGNAVRVCGSPNLVQIEAEQRPRDQGPPEISVRIVDHGPGIPDEVKPRIFDKFYRGKEAGSAGLGLTIAQQVVTAHRGRLQVLDTPGGGATFEVVLPALDEDEEDDLTLLDQPSED; from the coding sequence GTGACCCTGAATCCCGACCACGCCCCCCTCGACGTGCAGGACGCGCCCCTGCCGGACATGACGCACGTGCCCACCCCGGAACCCGCACGGCCCGCCGCGACCCACCTGCGCGTCCTGCACCTCGAAGACAACCTCCTTGACCACGAACTCGTCCGCGCCGCGCTGGAAGACCAGCTGACGCCCACCCCGGAATTCCTGCAGGTGGAGGACGAGGCCGCCTTCCGCGCCGCGCTGCGCGACTTCCGCCCGAACCTGATCCTGTCGGACTTCTCGCTGCCCAGCTACGACGGCCTGTCTGCCTTCGAGGCCGCGCACGCCGCCGCGCCGCACCTGCCGTTCATCATCGTGACGGGCGCCATGGGCGAAGAAGTCGCCGTGGACACCCTGCGCCGAGGCGTGACCGACTACGTCCTCAAGCAGCGCCTGGAACGCCTCACGCCCGCCGTGCGCCGCGCCCTCGCCGAGTACGCCGAACGCGACCGCCGCCGCGTCGCCGAAGCGGAAATCCGCGCGCTGAACCAGACCCTCCAGGCCCGCCTGCGGCAGGTGGAGGAACTGAACGCCGTCGCCGAGGAACGCCGACTGAAGCAGGAAGACACCGCCCGCAAGCTCGCGGAATCGCTCACCCTGCAGAAGACCTTCCTGGCCGAAACGAGCCACGAACTGCGCACGCCCCTCACGGCCCTGCTCGGGTACCTGCGCCGCCTGGAACGCGAGACGGGCGAATCGCAGACCCTCAGTGACGCGCAGCGCGTCGCGCAGAACATGACGCGCCTCGTGAACGACCTGCTGCAGCTGACGCGCGGCGAACTCGTGCAGAACATCGAGCAGCACTTCGTGGACCTCGCCGAACTGCTGCGCGCCGTCGGCCGCGACTACGGCGTGGCCGTCCACACGCCGCCGCTGGAGATCGTGGCGGACCCCGGACGACTCACGCAGGTGTTCGTGAACCTCGTCGGGAACGCCGTGCGCGTGTGCGGCAGCCCGAACCTCGTGCAGATCGAGGCCGAACAGCGCCCCCGCGATCAGGGCCCGCCCGAGATCAGCGTCCGGATCGTGGACCACGGCCCCGGCATCCCCGACGAGGTCAAGCCGCGCATCTTCGACAAGTTCTACCGTGGCAAGGAGGCCGGATCGGCGGGCCTGGGCCTCACCATCGCGCAGCAGGTGGTGACGGCGCACCGTGGCCGCCTGCAGGTGCTCGACACGCCCGGCGGCGGCGCGACCTTCGAGGTGGTCCTCCCGGCCCTCGACGAGGACGAGGAAGACGACCTTACCCTGCTCGACCAGCCCAGCGAGGACTGA
- a CDS encoding OsmC family protein, which produces MKKTMHVTWLGEQRYVAQNETGQQLIIDNSELKLGVGPMESLLAALATCTAYDVVEVMKKRKTPLSHYRIEVEGERAEEHPRRYTTITVRHIAAGAGVTPESLGKAAHLSHEKYCSVAATLNSEIVVEAVLEEQAGVASV; this is translated from the coding sequence ATGAAGAAGACCATGCATGTCACCTGGCTGGGCGAGCAGCGCTACGTGGCGCAGAACGAGACGGGGCAGCAGCTCATCATCGACAACAGCGAACTGAAGCTCGGGGTGGGGCCGATGGAGTCCCTGCTGGCCGCGCTCGCCACCTGCACCGCCTACGACGTGGTGGAAGTCATGAAGAAACGCAAGACGCCCCTCTCGCACTACCGCATCGAGGTGGAGGGCGAGCGTGCCGAGGAGCACCCGCGCCGCTACACGACCATCACGGTGCGGCACATCGCGGCCGGGGCGGGCGTGACGCCGGAGAGCCTCGGGAAGGCCGCGCACCTCAGTCACGAGAAGTACTGCTCTGTCGCCGCGACCCTCAACAGCGAGATCGTGGTGGAGGCCGTGCTGGAGGAGCAGGCCGGGGTCGCCAGCGTCTGA